The following coding sequences are from one Spea bombifrons isolate aSpeBom1 chromosome 13, aSpeBom1.2.pri, whole genome shotgun sequence window:
- the MAPRE1 gene encoding microtubule-associated protein RP/EB family member 1: MAVNVYSTSVTSDNLSRHEMLAWINESLQLNLTKIEQLCSGSVYCQFMDMLFPGSVMLKKVKFQAKLEHEYIQNYKVLQAGFKRMGVDKIIPVDKLVKGKFQDNFEFIQWFKKFFDANYDGKDYDPVAARQGQESAPAPQLSAPALSKPKKPLGPVNSAPQRTVPAQRPAANAKPHAGIAKKPVAVGNGDDDSAEFIQQINVLKITVEDLEKERDFYFGKLRNIELICQENEGESDPVLQKIIEILYATDEGFVIPDEGAPPEDQEEY; encoded by the exons ATGGCAGTTAATGTGTATTCCACGTCCGTTACCAGCGATAACCTGAGCCGTCATGAAATGCTCGCGTGGATCAACGAGTCCCTGCAGCTCAACCTCACCAAGATAGAGCAGCTGTGTTCAG GCAGCGTTTACTGTCAGTTTATGGACATGCTGTTTCCGGGGTCTGTCATGTTGAAGAAAGTGAAATTTCAGGCTAAACTTGAACACGAATATATCCAAAACTATAAAGTCCTCCAGGCCGGCTTCAAGAGAATGGGAGTCGATAAG ATAATTCCGGTTGATAAATTGGTGAAAGGAAAGTTCCAGGATAACTTCGAGTTCATTCAGTGGTTTAAGAAATTCTTTGATGCTAATTACGACGGGAAGGACTACGACCCTGTGGCGGCTCGTCAGGGCCAGGAATCTGCCCCGGCGCCCCAGCTGTctgccccggcgctcagcaagcCGAAGAAACCTTTGGGCCCCGTGAACTCAG CTCCCCAAAGGACTGTGCCCGCTCAGAGACCCGCCGCGAATGCCAAGCCACACGCTGGGATCGCCAAAAAGCCTGTGGCCGTGGGCAACGGAGACGACGACTCTGCCGAATTTATCCAGCAG ATAAATGTCCTGAAAATCACCGTGGAAGATCTGGAGAAGGAGAGAGACTTTTATTTCGGGAAACTAAGAAACATCGAGCTGATCTGCCAGGAGAACGAGGGCGAGAGCGACCCGGTGCTGCAGAAGATCATCGAGATCCTGTATGCCACAGAT gAGGGATTCGTCATACCTGATGAAGGCGCCCCCCCTGAGGATCAGGAGGAGTATTAA